The following proteins come from a genomic window of Thermodesulforhabdaceae bacterium:
- the gyrB gene encoding DNA topoisomerase (ATP-hydrolyzing) subunit B, with protein sequence MEELTVGHSSSSDNSYTAQQITVLEGLSAVRKRPSMYIGNVSTEGLHHLVFEVVDNSVDEALAGYCTTIDVVIHMDDSVTVEDDGRGIPVDIHEKEGIPAVQVVMTILHAGGKFGTSAYKVSGGLHGVGVSVVNALSEYLEVEIRRDGKIYFQRYERGTPVTELKVIGETKKRGTKITFKPDPEIFPDTTIHYDILAERLRELAYLNPSLTIRLTDERTGKSKTYSYSGGLVAFVQYLNSNKEVLHPEIIAFSGSRSGVIMEAALQYNQSYKEKILSFANNINTKEGGTHLVGFKAGLTRAIKHYAIEHKVPKQEVEKLSGEDVREGLVAVISVKVPEPQFEGQTKTKLGNVEIRSYMEQLTYEKLSIFFEENPKIFKIILDRVIEAARAREAARKARELTRRKNALGDHGLPGKLADCQERDPEKSEIFIVEGDSAGGSAKQGRDRRFQAILPLRGKILNVEKSRFDKMLQNQEIRTMIAALGTGIGPEEFNINNLRYHKIILMTDADVDGAHIRTLLLTFFFRMMPEIIERGHLYIAQPPLYRVAEGKSETYIRDDDELSKFLFQRAVNKTSILWKSSKDDTEPWKEFPPEEIHNCLNIFSRYSQWIEKMVLKGIPKNLLETLIKGFVRNEKELLDHAPFKITGSSPFNFASRIKEYLEELGYTVSAIELEEEQRGYDLELQLHEDGLRSFRLRYEFLRSVEFKRLVDLCLPLSSYFDAFFKVTLSSKAGSGVSEESKVTFCQGFRELYNYLSDFSRKGLTIQRYKGLGEMNPDQLWETTMNPEKRTLLQVRIEDQYQAEELFTILMGDQVEPRKEFIQANALEFRELDI encoded by the coding sequence ATGGAAGAATTAACTGTGGGACATTCTTCCTCTTCAGACAACTCATACACTGCTCAACAAATCACCGTTCTGGAAGGACTTTCTGCAGTCCGAAAGCGTCCTTCCATGTATATTGGGAACGTATCAACCGAGGGACTACACCATCTCGTATTCGAGGTTGTTGACAACAGTGTAGATGAGGCTCTGGCTGGATACTGCACCACAATCGACGTGGTCATACACATGGACGATAGCGTAACCGTGGAAGACGATGGTAGGGGCATTCCTGTAGATATCCACGAAAAGGAAGGAATTCCAGCGGTTCAGGTGGTTATGACCATCCTTCATGCCGGGGGAAAATTCGGAACCAGTGCTTACAAAGTCTCCGGCGGATTACATGGGGTCGGCGTGTCAGTAGTAAACGCCTTAAGTGAATACCTTGAAGTTGAGATAAGGCGTGATGGCAAGATTTACTTTCAGCGTTACGAAAGAGGAACTCCCGTAACAGAGCTTAAGGTCATCGGTGAAACTAAAAAGCGTGGCACAAAGATAACCTTTAAACCCGATCCGGAAATTTTTCCTGATACCACCATTCACTACGACATACTGGCTGAACGTCTTCGGGAACTAGCCTATCTTAACCCTAGCCTTACAATCAGGCTAACCGATGAACGAACCGGAAAATCTAAAACCTACAGCTACTCAGGTGGGCTAGTCGCCTTCGTCCAATACCTAAATAGCAATAAAGAAGTCCTTCATCCAGAAATTATCGCCTTTTCAGGTTCCAGATCGGGTGTCATTATGGAAGCTGCTCTTCAGTATAACCAATCCTACAAGGAAAAAATCCTTTCCTTCGCCAATAACATCAACACAAAAGAAGGTGGAACCCATCTGGTAGGGTTCAAAGCCGGACTTACTCGAGCAATCAAACATTATGCAATTGAACATAAAGTGCCCAAACAGGAGGTGGAAAAACTTTCTGGGGAGGACGTTCGAGAAGGACTGGTAGCGGTTATAAGCGTTAAGGTGCCGGAACCGCAATTTGAAGGTCAGACCAAAACAAAACTTGGAAACGTCGAGATTAGAAGTTACATGGAACAACTCACTTATGAAAAGCTCAGCATCTTTTTCGAAGAAAATCCCAAAATTTTCAAAATCATACTGGATAGAGTTATCGAGGCGGCTCGAGCTAGAGAAGCAGCAAGGAAAGCAAGGGAGTTAACTCGCAGGAAGAACGCTCTCGGCGATCACGGTTTACCCGGCAAACTTGCAGATTGTCAGGAAAGAGATCCAGAAAAGAGTGAAATATTCATCGTAGAGGGCGATTCTGCTGGAGGTTCTGCAAAACAGGGGCGGGATCGGCGCTTTCAGGCTATACTTCCTCTTCGAGGAAAAATCCTTAACGTGGAAAAGTCTCGATTCGATAAAATGCTTCAAAATCAGGAAATCCGCACTATGATCGCTGCTCTTGGAACGGGGATTGGTCCCGAAGAGTTTAACATCAATAACCTTAGATATCACAAAATCATTCTTATGACCGACGCAGATGTAGATGGCGCTCACATAAGAACTCTTCTCCTTACTTTTTTCTTCCGCATGATGCCCGAAATTATCGAACGGGGACATCTTTATATAGCTCAACCACCCCTTTATCGAGTAGCCGAAGGAAAATCTGAGACTTACATAAGAGACGATGATGAGCTTTCAAAATTCTTATTTCAAAGAGCTGTAAACAAGACATCGATACTATGGAAAAGTTCCAAAGATGACACTGAACCGTGGAAAGAATTTCCTCCGGAAGAAATCCACAACTGCCTGAACATATTTTCTAGATACAGCCAATGGATCGAAAAAATGGTTTTGAAAGGTATCCCTAAAAATCTTCTCGAAACGTTAATAAAAGGCTTCGTGAGAAACGAAAAAGAATTGCTCGACCACGCCCCCTTCAAAATTACAGGTTCATCGCCTTTTAATTTTGCGTCGAGAATCAAAGAATACCTCGAAGAATTAGGGTATACTGTAAGTGCAATTGAACTCGAGGAAGAACAGCGAGGTTATGACCTGGAATTACAACTTCATGAAGATGGATTGAGGTCTTTCCGACTCCGCTATGAATTCCTGAGATCGGTTGAATTCAAGAGGCTTGTTGACCTGTGTTTGCCGCTGTCATCATACTTCGATGCCTTTTTCAAAGTAACCCTATCTTCAAAGGCAGGATCCGGTGTCAGCGAAGAAAGTAAAGTAACATTCTGCCAGGGATTTAGAGAACTCTACAATTATCTTTCCGACTTTTCTCGAAAAGGGCTCACCATTCAACGTTACAAAGGTCTTGGTGAAATGAACCCGGATCAGTTGTGGGAAACAACCATGAACCCAGAAAAAAGGACTCTTCTTCAAGTCAGAATAGAAGACCAATACCAGGCAGAGGAATTATTTACCATTCTTATGGGAGACCAGGTTGAGCCAAGAAAGGAATTTATTCAGGCAAACGCACTGGAGTTCAGAGAACTAGATATTTAG
- a CDS encoding autotransporter outer membrane beta-barrel domain-containing protein — translation MKKLWCITFGAVFLLFAGVSLAATVEDITKETIVGPGSVAVATKGDLLMSFGAQARFVPTFESNWDFGMSDNVSGFLGGALNRRFFEQHANEAGTVIDQYIRSENRLYFNAMSKDRAWSFYAALEYDKPIDTNAVDNRGGFFDSSNFGLERLNASVALPFDMRLHAGWDVWGVDHYEGGGLVYADDNPGFWLDGSWNGDQVIWSVAYHKLQNSDWQPSIKFVGPNTASKAFYDLDDDRDVLAGWAKIKLTDDHSVKLFYTFDRIRNMPVRDFLSAMSGGAAGITGNSYPEVDSHHIGGYWTGKFGIINVMLEGVYQFGSADNTGLSRYGRPEDYDISAYAFAGDISVDLKEFFGFSVKPHVGFIYTSGDDDPTDDELSGYEGVANAQRFATAFGGENTILADTNYVLGTALYGFIPEFYGNGTPVPTGGLVNFSGTGNGRGDNPGMTMLSFGVTIMPEKFLIYRTNANIFWWNEDFYVTSWVNPAITSRVDSGYVGTEWDNEITLALNKHVFVKAQWALFFPGDVIKDVTRAISGTKADDMASRVAAELIWNF, via the coding sequence ATGAAGAAACTTTGGTGCATTACCTTTGGGGCAGTTTTTTTGCTGTTTGCTGGGGTGTCCCTTGCAGCTACGGTAGAAGACATCACGAAGGAAACCATAGTAGGTCCCGGCAGTGTAGCCGTCGCTACCAAGGGAGATCTTCTCATGAGCTTTGGAGCTCAAGCAAGATTTGTTCCTACGTTTGAATCCAACTGGGATTTTGGAATGTCTGATAATGTGAGTGGTTTTCTCGGAGGTGCTCTCAACCGTAGATTTTTTGAACAGCATGCTAATGAAGCTGGCACCGTAATAGATCAATACATTCGCAGCGAAAATAGACTTTATTTTAACGCTATGTCAAAGGATCGAGCCTGGTCATTTTATGCCGCTTTGGAATATGACAAACCTATTGATACTAATGCTGTTGATAATCGTGGTGGTTTCTTTGATTCAAGTAACTTTGGTCTTGAAAGACTTAACGCCAGTGTGGCCCTTCCTTTTGATATGAGACTCCATGCCGGATGGGATGTTTGGGGAGTGGATCACTACGAGGGTGGAGGATTGGTTTATGCTGACGATAACCCAGGGTTCTGGCTTGATGGTTCCTGGAATGGCGATCAGGTAATCTGGAGCGTTGCTTACCATAAGTTGCAAAATTCCGATTGGCAACCTTCTATAAAGTTTGTAGGTCCCAATACGGCATCTAAAGCTTTTTACGATTTGGACGATGACCGCGATGTTTTAGCAGGTTGGGCAAAGATTAAACTTACCGATGATCATAGCGTTAAATTGTTTTACACTTTCGACCGTATCAGAAATATGCCTGTCAGAGATTTTCTAAGTGCTATGTCTGGTGGAGCAGCTGGTATTACGGGAAACAGTTACCCCGAAGTAGATTCCCATCATATTGGTGGCTACTGGACGGGCAAGTTCGGTATAATTAATGTTATGCTTGAAGGCGTGTATCAGTTTGGATCAGCTGATAACACGGGTCTTAGCAGATATGGGCGACCCGAAGATTATGATATCAGCGCTTATGCCTTTGCTGGTGACATCAGTGTTGATCTCAAGGAATTCTTCGGTTTCTCTGTAAAGCCTCACGTTGGGTTCATCTATACCTCCGGTGATGATGATCCAACCGATGATGAGCTTAGCGGCTACGAAGGTGTAGCGAACGCTCAACGATTTGCCACCGCCTTCGGAGGTGAAAATACCATTCTTGCCGACACAAACTATGTTTTAGGAACAGCGCTTTATGGTTTCATTCCTGAGTTTTACGGAAACGGAACCCCCGTTCCCACTGGTGGTCTTGTGAACTTTTCCGGAACTGGTAATGGTCGGGGTGATAACCCTGGTATGACCATGTTGAGCTTCGGTGTGACAATTATGCCTGAAAAGTTCCTCATCTACCGAACCAATGCAAATATTTTCTGGTGGAATGAGGATTTCTACGTAACAAGCTGGGTTAATCCAGCAATTACCTCCAGGGTTGATTCTGGCTATGTCGGAACCGAATGGGATAATGAAATTACATTGGCTCTCAATAAACACGTGTTTGTAAAAGCTCAGTGGGCACTTTTCTTCCCAGGAGATGTTATAAAGGACGTGACCAGGGCTATCAGTGGAACAAAGGCTGACGATATGGCTTCTCGAGTGGCTGCAGAGCTTATCTGGAACTTCTAA
- a CDS encoding NAD(P)H-dependent glycerol-3-phosphate dehydrogenase, translating to MNVQTDFIGVVGAGSWGTSIAQLLAEKGYTVRLWVYEPELCEIIKTRRENTYYLPGYRLHDNIDPYTDIGEVVKGRQFVVMVVPSHVYRSVALKMIPFLENEVIIVSATKGIENETLLTMEGVWKDILPPNKKIRFACLAGPSFAKEVIRKVPTAVTVASKDESVAKSVQLLFATEYFRVYTSSDVVGLELAGAIKNVIAIAAGMCDGMGFGHNTRAALITRGLAEMARLGVRLGAHPLTFSGLAGIGDLLLTCTGDLSRNRTVGYLIGQGKKLETILSDMRMVAEGVKTAKSVYFLAKEVGVEMPICEQVYAILYEGQDPREAVKILMTRTLKHELEPHAEVIVRNDHG from the coding sequence ATGAACGTCCAAACCGACTTTATAGGTGTAGTTGGTGCCGGTAGCTGGGGAACAAGCATTGCTCAACTTCTTGCCGAAAAAGGCTATACTGTTCGGTTATGGGTTTATGAACCAGAACTCTGCGAAATAATTAAAACCCGGCGAGAAAACACTTATTATCTTCCAGGATATCGGCTGCACGATAACATCGATCCTTACACCGACATAGGAGAAGTTGTAAAAGGAAGGCAATTCGTTGTAATGGTGGTTCCTTCTCACGTCTATCGCTCAGTAGCTCTCAAAATGATACCTTTTCTTGAAAATGAAGTAATAATCGTAAGCGCTACAAAAGGCATTGAAAATGAAACCCTTCTTACAATGGAAGGGGTCTGGAAAGACATTCTTCCGCCGAATAAAAAAATTCGTTTCGCCTGTCTTGCAGGTCCATCTTTTGCCAAGGAAGTTATAAGAAAGGTTCCCACGGCTGTCACGGTAGCTTCAAAGGATGAGAGTGTCGCAAAAAGTGTCCAACTTCTTTTTGCCACGGAATATTTTCGAGTTTACACCAGTTCAGATGTGGTGGGACTGGAACTGGCGGGAGCTATCAAGAATGTTATCGCCATTGCAGCAGGAATGTGTGATGGTATGGGATTCGGGCACAATACCAGAGCTGCACTGATAACACGAGGGCTTGCGGAAATGGCGAGGCTTGGAGTTCGTCTTGGAGCTCATCCCCTTACCTTTTCCGGACTTGCAGGCATAGGAGATCTTCTTCTAACATGCACTGGAGATCTAAGCCGCAATAGAACAGTTGGATATCTTATAGGACAGGGCAAAAAACTTGAAACAATTCTTTCTGATATGAGAATGGTTGCAGAAGGAGTCAAAACGGCAAAATCTGTTTATTTCCTTGCCAAGGAGGTAGGGGTTGAAATGCCTATATGCGAACAGGTATATGCTATACTTTA
- the gyrA gene encoding DNA gyrase subunit A: MPERVVNIEDELKFSYLDYAMSVIVGRAIPDVRDGLKPVHRRILYAMYELGNDYNKPYKKSARIVGDVIGKYHPHGDAAVYDALVRMAQDFSMRYPIVDGQGNFGSVDGDPPAAMRYTEVRMAKITHEFLKDIEKETVPFEPNYDNSLMEPMVLPTRVPNLLLNGASGIAVGMATNIPPHNLRELCQAIRAYIDNPSIPADEIMKIMPAPDFPTGGIIVGLEGIKSAYDSGRGSVRLRGRVTLEELKGKKQALVITEIPFQVNKAKLIERIAELVKEKKIEGIQDIRDESDREGLRIVLVLKADENAKTVENQLYKFTPLEVNFGIIMLAVVNNRPEVLSLKEIFAQFVNFRREVVLRRTEFDLRKAEERAHVLEGLVVALDNLDAVIQIIRSSPTPSSAKERLILSFNLSDKQAQAILDMRLQRLTGLEREKILDEYRSVLKDIERFRHILSSPSLVDQIISEELKEIEESYGDERKTQIVVEEFGQFDWNDLIPEKDVVVVLTRAGYIKRTPLQSYRSQRRGGKGKKGVSIREEDITSLVITASTHDTLLVFTSTGRVYWLNVRDIPEVAPSAQGRSIANLLNIQPNERIATIMAIPSKLEDFKGSEEEATELPPPYVLLATKKGVLKKMSLRLFSRPISSGVRAITLRDGDELIRAKITSGQDCVFLMSDVGKTLFIDESEIRPMGRAAQGVRGMTLDGSDLIGMEIYSSKSSESEDSLLVVSENGFGKRTFCSEFRIQGRGGKGVLNLKVTERTGRATAFCIVKPEDEVLLITNCGRIIRLKASDIRTMGRTTQGVKLMEVNEDEKVVDVTVVSEADKEESDSD; the protein is encoded by the coding sequence ATGCCGGAAAGGGTTGTCAATATTGAAGACGAACTGAAGTTCTCCTATCTCGACTACGCAATGAGCGTTATCGTAGGAAGGGCGATTCCTGATGTAAGAGATGGGCTCAAGCCCGTCCATCGTCGAATACTCTACGCCATGTATGAACTGGGTAATGACTATAACAAGCCCTACAAAAAATCGGCCCGCATAGTAGGTGATGTCATAGGTAAGTATCACCCCCACGGCGATGCGGCAGTTTATGATGCTCTCGTTCGCATGGCTCAGGACTTTTCTATGCGCTACCCCATAGTCGATGGACAGGGAAATTTTGGATCAGTCGATGGAGATCCTCCGGCAGCAATGCGTTATACCGAAGTCCGGATGGCTAAGATTACTCATGAATTTCTTAAGGACATAGAGAAAGAAACCGTCCCGTTTGAGCCAAACTACGATAATTCACTTATGGAACCAATGGTTCTTCCAACTCGAGTGCCAAACCTTCTTCTCAACGGTGCATCCGGCATTGCCGTTGGTATGGCAACAAACATCCCACCACATAACCTCAGGGAACTGTGTCAAGCCATACGTGCCTATATCGACAACCCTTCCATACCGGCTGATGAGATAATGAAAATCATGCCGGCACCCGATTTCCCAACAGGGGGAATCATTGTTGGGCTTGAAGGTATAAAATCGGCTTACGATTCGGGTCGAGGATCGGTAAGGCTTAGAGGTAGAGTAACCCTCGAAGAACTTAAGGGCAAAAAGCAAGCTCTCGTCATCACTGAAATACCATTTCAGGTAAACAAGGCGAAACTTATAGAAAGAATAGCCGAACTGGTTAAAGAGAAGAAAATCGAGGGCATACAGGATATTCGAGACGAATCGGACAGGGAAGGGCTGAGAATTGTTCTTGTCCTCAAAGCTGACGAAAATGCTAAAACCGTAGAAAACCAGCTTTACAAGTTCACACCTCTTGAAGTGAATTTCGGTATCATCATGCTGGCTGTTGTAAACAATCGACCAGAGGTTTTAAGCCTGAAAGAGATTTTTGCTCAATTTGTAAACTTCCGGCGGGAAGTGGTTTTAAGACGCACGGAGTTCGATTTAAGAAAGGCTGAAGAAAGGGCTCATGTTCTGGAAGGACTTGTTGTGGCTCTTGATAATCTGGATGCCGTAATACAGATTATACGTTCATCACCAACACCATCCAGCGCAAAGGAACGTCTTATCCTGTCCTTTAATTTATCCGATAAACAAGCTCAAGCCATTCTCGACATGCGCCTCCAGCGTCTTACTGGCCTTGAGCGAGAAAAGATTCTTGATGAATACCGTTCGGTTCTTAAAGACATAGAACGTTTTCGTCATATTCTTTCGTCGCCGTCCTTAGTGGATCAAATCATATCGGAAGAACTCAAAGAAATCGAAGAGTCTTATGGTGACGAACGTAAGACCCAAATTGTGGTGGAAGAATTCGGCCAATTTGATTGGAACGATCTTATTCCCGAAAAGGATGTAGTAGTTGTTCTTACAAGAGCAGGATACATCAAAAGAACACCGCTTCAGTCGTATCGCAGTCAGCGAAGGGGCGGTAAAGGCAAAAAAGGGGTATCAATCCGTGAAGAAGATATTACATCTCTTGTAATCACGGCATCCACCCATGACACTCTGCTTGTTTTCACCAGCACGGGACGCGTTTACTGGCTAAACGTCAGAGACATCCCCGAAGTGGCTCCTTCAGCACAGGGAAGATCCATTGCAAATCTTCTAAACATTCAGCCTAATGAAAGAATAGCCACCATTATGGCAATTCCATCAAAACTGGAAGACTTTAAGGGGAGCGAAGAAGAAGCAACAGAGCTTCCCCCGCCTTATGTTTTGCTGGCAACCAAAAAGGGCGTTCTAAAAAAGATGTCTCTTAGGCTTTTCAGCCGTCCTATAAGTAGCGGAGTGCGAGCTATAACGCTTCGGGATGGAGATGAACTTATTCGAGCTAAGATAACTTCGGGGCAGGATTGCGTTTTTCTTATGTCCGATGTGGGCAAAACTCTTTTTATCGACGAATCAGAAATTCGCCCTATGGGTCGTGCAGCTCAGGGCGTCCGTGGAATGACCCTAGATGGATCCGATCTTATCGGGATGGAAATCTACAGTTCTAAAAGTTCTGAATCGGAAGATTCGCTTCTGGTTGTTTCCGAAAACGGCTTTGGTAAAAGAACCTTTTGTAGTGAATTTAGAATTCAAGGAAGAGGTGGTAAGGGTGTGTTAAATTTGAAAGTAACAGAACGAACCGGGCGTGCCACGGCTTTTTGTATTGTAAAGCCGGAAGACGAAGTGCTTCTGATAACTAACTGTGGACGCATTATACGGCTTAAAGCATCCGACATCAGAACCATGGGCAGAACCACTCAAGGAGTCAAACTCATGGAAGTTAATGAAGATGAAAAGGTTGTGGATGTTACAGTAGTAAGCGAGGCAGATAAAGAAGAAAGCGATAGTGATTAA
- a CDS encoding glutamine--tRNA ligase/YqeY domain fusion protein: protein MGKKEFKTPPNFIKDIIEEDIKTGRYGGRVHTRFPPEPNGFLHIGHAKSICLNFGLAQEYSGLCNLRMDDTNPSTEDEAYVKAIQEDVKWLGFDWGDRFYYASDYFDKLYAYAVDLIKQGKAYVDSLSQEEIRQYRGTLTEPGKESPYRNRSVEENLDLFERMKNGEFPEGSHVLRAKIDMAHPNLNMRDPVMYRIKYATHYRAGTQWCIYPTYDFAHCISDSIEGITHSICTLEFEDHRPLYDWFLDELGLYHPQQIEFARLNLTYTVLSKRYLSILVREGYVSGWDDPRMPTIRGLRRRGYTPEAIKDFCERIGVARRNSLVDVALLEHCIREDLNKRAPRAMAVLRPLKLVIDNYPDDQVEELDAINNPEDPSMGTRKVPFFKVLYIEQDDFRENPPKDYYRLAPGREVRLRYGYYVTCVDVVKDDKGNVVEIHCTYDPATRGGWSPDGRKVKGTIHWVSARHAVPVEVRLYDHLFTREDMTNLGEDEDFRKYINPNSLQILYPCYVEPSLANAPPESRYQFERLGYFAVDPVDSRKDRLVFNRIVTLKDTWSKIEKRLVSGNSS, encoded by the coding sequence ATGGGGAAGAAGGAATTCAAAACGCCGCCTAATTTCATAAAGGATATCATAGAAGAAGATATAAAGACGGGTCGTTATGGGGGCAGAGTCCATACTCGGTTTCCTCCCGAACCCAACGGTTTCCTTCATATAGGTCATGCTAAATCAATCTGTCTTAACTTTGGCCTTGCTCAGGAATATAGCGGTCTTTGCAATCTCAGGATGGATGACACTAATCCCTCCACGGAAGATGAAGCCTATGTTAAGGCTATCCAGGAAGACGTGAAATGGCTTGGTTTCGACTGGGGAGACCGCTTCTATTACGCCTCCGATTATTTCGACAAACTTTATGCATATGCTGTTGATTTGATCAAGCAAGGGAAAGCCTATGTTGATAGTCTGAGCCAGGAAGAAATTCGCCAGTATCGAGGAACTTTAACCGAGCCGGGCAAGGAAAGTCCCTATCGCAACAGAAGTGTTGAAGAAAATCTTGATCTTTTCGAAAGAATGAAAAACGGCGAATTTCCTGAAGGATCACATGTGCTTAGAGCCAAGATCGACATGGCTCATCCTAACCTAAATATGCGTGATCCTGTCATGTATCGCATTAAATATGCGACCCATTACAGAGCGGGAACCCAGTGGTGTATCTACCCCACCTACGATTTTGCTCACTGCATATCTGACTCCATAGAAGGCATAACCCATTCTATATGCACCCTTGAGTTTGAAGACCATCGCCCTCTGTATGATTGGTTTCTTGATGAACTGGGACTTTATCATCCTCAGCAGATCGAATTTGCCAGACTGAACCTGACCTACACTGTGCTTAGTAAACGCTATCTTTCTATACTTGTTAGGGAAGGCTATGTTTCGGGTTGGGATGACCCCAGAATGCCAACCATTCGTGGACTGCGCCGTAGAGGCTATACGCCAGAAGCTATTAAAGACTTCTGCGAACGCATTGGAGTAGCTCGAAGAAACAGTCTGGTGGATGTGGCTCTTCTTGAACATTGCATCAGGGAAGATCTCAATAAGCGCGCTCCTCGAGCTATGGCAGTGCTTAGACCTCTAAAGCTCGTTATCGACAATTACCCTGATGATCAGGTGGAAGAGTTGGACGCTATCAACAACCCGGAAGATCCATCGATGGGCACCAGAAAAGTTCCCTTTTTCAAGGTGCTTTATATTGAGCAGGACGATTTTAGAGAAAATCCCCCAAAAGACTACTACCGCCTTGCTCCGGGTCGAGAAGTTAGACTTCGTTACGGCTATTATGTGACCTGCGTGGATGTAGTTAAAGACGATAAAGGAAACGTTGTAGAAATTCACTGCACCTACGATCCTGCAACGAGAGGTGGATGGAGTCCCGACGGGAGAAAGGTAAAGGGAACGATTCACTGGGTATCGGCTCGCCATGCTGTGCCAGTGGAAGTCAGACTTTACGATCATCTTTTTACTCGAGAAGATATGACCAATCTCGGAGAAGACGAGGATTTTCGAAAATACATCAATCCAAACTCTCTTCAGATTCTTTATCCTTGCTATGTAGAACCATCCCTTGCTAATGCTCCGCCTGAAAGCCGATATCAGTTCGAAAGACTTGGTTATTTTGCCGTAGATCCAGTGGATAGCAGAAAAGATAGACTTGTTTTTAATAGGATCGTGACCCTTAAAGATACCTGGAGCAAAATTGAAAAGCGG